Proteins from one Listeria innocua genomic window:
- a CDS encoding C39 family peptidase, with translation MGTFFGKWGKWILVLGLVLSVFSVATTGQAAAKETVINKQMVTTASLNVRSTNATSGKVIGWLKNNTKFKAIAKTSNNWYRFSFKGKNGYVSGKYVKAATAAPTPAPSTPKIVQMNVPLIVQRPQLPTGCEITNIAMMLRYAGKNVDKVKLAKEMKRHKSNPNYGFVGNPFSKSGWTIYPPALVNQVKKYTGSAKNMTGTNLAGIKNQLNKKRPVVAWVSNFHGFSVHAITITGYDKNNFYYNDSWSGQKNARISQSYFNTCWSKQAKRAISY, from the coding sequence ATGGGGACTTTTTTTGGTAAATGGGGGAAATGGATACTTGTTCTTGGGTTAGTTTTAAGTGTATTTAGTGTAGCAACGACCGGTCAGGCAGCGGCGAAAGAAACTGTGATTAATAAACAAATGGTAACAACCGCAAGCCTTAATGTCCGTTCAACTAATGCGACATCTGGGAAAGTTATTGGTTGGCTTAAAAATAATACTAAATTTAAAGCAATCGCAAAAACATCCAACAACTGGTATCGCTTTAGTTTTAAAGGGAAAAATGGCTATGTATCTGGGAAATATGTAAAAGCCGCAACCGCTGCACCTACACCAGCGCCATCAACGCCAAAAATTGTACAAATGAACGTGCCATTAATTGTTCAGCGTCCACAATTACCAACGGGCTGTGAGATTACTAATATTGCGATGATGCTGCGCTATGCTGGGAAAAATGTTGATAAAGTCAAGCTTGCAAAAGAAATGAAGCGACATAAATCCAATCCAAATTATGGTTTTGTTGGGAATCCGTTCTCTAAAAGTGGCTGGACGATTTATCCACCGGCTTTAGTAAATCAAGTGAAAAAATATACTGGCAGCGCGAAGAATATGACTGGGACAAATTTAGCTGGTATTAAAAATCAGTTGAATAAAAAACGTCCGGTCGTAGCTTGGGTTAGTAATTTCCATGGTTTTTCCGTTCACGCGATCACCATTACCGGTTATGATAAAAACAATTTTTACTATAACGACAGCTGGTCTGGTCAAAAAAATGCGCGAATTTCGCAAAGTTATTTTAATACTTGTTGGAGTAAACAAGCAAAACGCGCGATTTCATATTAA
- a CDS encoding GntR family transcriptional regulator — MAEPKYAIIINDIKRLISDGTFKPGEKIYSEDELKKKYNVSNTTVVRALHELVRAGILARYQGKGTYVSKSIINEEVIFNEYTTVPNGKFNRKTKIANEHTKVVAINEIQDARIAKNLQIPPENMIVHFQRIRLIDDVPWTVQNNYMAKANLINVDLTNFERFNSLSEVIKELYGINILHEAMKERIQVEFPVKDKNNFKLLEIDSELPLYHIERITYVPEGQPYEYIESYLRHNFYSIEIEKKKQ; from the coding sequence ATGGCAGAACCAAAATACGCTATTATAATCAATGATATTAAGCGATTAATTAGTGACGGAACTTTTAAGCCAGGAGAAAAAATTTATTCAGAAGATGAACTGAAAAAGAAATACAATGTTAGTAATACTACAGTTGTTCGCGCTTTACATGAATTAGTAAGAGCTGGAATTTTAGCGCGTTATCAAGGGAAAGGAACCTATGTTAGTAAATCTATTATTAACGAAGAAGTTATTTTTAATGAATATACGACCGTTCCTAATGGTAAATTCAACCGAAAAACAAAAATTGCTAACGAGCACACAAAAGTTGTAGCTATTAATGAAATTCAGGATGCGAGAATTGCCAAAAACTTGCAAATTCCACCTGAAAACATGATTGTTCATTTTCAACGAATTCGTCTGATTGATGATGTGCCTTGGACAGTACAAAACAACTATATGGCAAAAGCCAATTTGATCAACGTAGATTTAACCAATTTTGAAAGATTTAATTCTTTATCAGAAGTAATTAAAGAGCTTTATGGTATTAATATTCTGCACGAAGCGATGAAAGAGCGAATTCAAGTCGAATTTCCAGTAAAAGACAAAAATAATTTTAAATTACTCGAAATTGACTCCGAACTACCGCTTTACCACATTGAAAGAATAACTTATGTGCCAGAGGGGCAACCCTATGAATATATTGAAAGTTATTTACGGCATAATTTTTACTCTATTGAAATCGAAAAGAAAAAACAATAG
- a CDS encoding PTS sugar transporter subunit IIA: MDYIIAAHGRYAQEVKNSCQMITGQTTNIKAVTFTEEMGVKDVLEAYAAVYSPGNETAIIVDIVGGTPCNAAQMFHAKHPEVKVVSGLSLGLIIPLSLGETLEGAMLGAQENIQFVELKVNNTIISDDGEEED; this comes from the coding sequence TTGGATTATATTATCGCAGCACATGGCCGGTACGCGCAGGAAGTGAAGAATAGTTGCCAAATGATTACTGGCCAAACAACGAATATCAAAGCAGTTACTTTTACTGAAGAAATGGGGGTGAAAGATGTATTAGAAGCATACGCGGCAGTTTATTCACCTGGAAATGAAACCGCTATCATTGTGGATATTGTCGGTGGAACTCCGTGTAATGCCGCGCAAATGTTTCATGCAAAACACCCAGAAGTGAAGGTTGTGTCTGGGTTGTCACTCGGATTAATCATTCCGCTTAGTCTAGGGGAAACTTTAGAAGGAGCAATGCTTGGCGCGCAAGAAAATATTCAATTTGTGGAATTAAAAGTAAATAATACGATAATAAGCGATGATGGGGAGGAAGAGGACTGA
- a CDS encoding PTS system mannose/fructose/N-acetylgalactosamine-transporter subunit IIB, whose translation MGSNGIKHVRVDERLIHGQVATMWTNTIKATRIMIVDDAVVKNDMEKIALKTAVPAGVKLSILTVKGAANNINNDKYVGQQVFLIVKSPHALRGLVDAGVELPQINVGNMSTKAGSRQVKKSVSVTDENLEDFDYLAEKGIKITAQMVPSEDAVDFASLLKK comes from the coding sequence ATGGGAAGTAACGGAATCAAACACGTTCGCGTAGATGAAAGACTAATTCACGGCCAAGTAGCGACAATGTGGACTAATACAATAAAAGCAACTCGAATCATGATTGTTGACGATGCCGTTGTAAAAAATGACATGGAAAAAATTGCGCTAAAAACAGCAGTGCCAGCTGGGGTAAAACTAAGTATTTTGACAGTAAAAGGTGCTGCAAATAATATTAATAACGATAAGTACGTAGGTCAGCAAGTTTTCTTAATCGTAAAATCGCCACATGCACTTCGCGGTTTAGTGGATGCGGGTGTAGAACTTCCCCAAATCAACGTAGGAAATATGTCAACCAAAGCAGGAAGCCGCCAAGTCAAAAAATCAGTAAGCGTGACAGATGAAAATTTGGAAGATTTTGATTATTTGGCTGAAAAAGGGATTAAAATCACCGCTCAAATGGTGCCTAGTGAGGATGCAGTTGATTTTGCAAGTTTATTAAAAAAATAA
- a CDS encoding PTS mannose/fructose/sorbose/N-acetylgalactosamine transporter subunit IIC yields MDLAVWQIILLVILAACTILDALTLVIGLNFPVITGTLAGIIMGDMVLGLAIGATLQLMVLGVGTYGGASIPDFTTGAIVGTVFAVLSGQDAEFAIGLAIPVGLLMVQLDILARFTNTFFLHRIDSNIASGNISAVKRNIWYGALPWALSRAVPVFIMLTFGQSVVDFILNEIPEWLMGGLRVAGGILPVVGIAILLRYLPTNKFVAYLIIGFVAAAYLKVPMLGVALIGVALAIIYFKQNFKNPVAAGANGAALVGEENEDGEYED; encoded by the coding sequence ATGGATTTAGCGGTTTGGCAGATTATATTGTTAGTTATACTTGCGGCTTGTACCATTCTTGATGCTTTAACTTTAGTAATAGGACTTAATTTCCCTGTAATAACAGGGACACTTGCTGGAATCATTATGGGTGACATGGTGCTCGGACTTGCAATTGGGGCAACGTTACAGCTGATGGTGCTTGGTGTCGGTACATACGGCGGCGCGTCGATTCCTGACTTTACAACGGGAGCAATTGTAGGAACAGTATTTGCTGTTTTATCTGGTCAAGATGCGGAATTTGCGATTGGACTTGCAATTCCAGTGGGGCTTTTAATGGTTCAATTAGACATTTTAGCAAGATTTACAAATACATTTTTCTTACATCGGATTGATTCTAATATCGCTTCGGGCAACATTTCGGCGGTAAAAAGGAACATTTGGTATGGGGCGCTACCATGGGCTTTATCACGCGCGGTTCCCGTATTTATCATGTTGACTTTCGGACAAAGCGTGGTTGATTTTATTCTAAATGAAATTCCAGAATGGCTAATGGGCGGTCTTCGTGTAGCTGGGGGAATTCTTCCAGTAGTTGGTATCGCGATTCTTCTTCGTTATTTGCCAACAAACAAATTCGTCGCCTATTTAATTATCGGTTTTGTAGCAGCGGCTTATTTAAAAGTACCAATGCTAGGTGTGGCGCTAATTGGCGTGGCTTTGGCAATCATTTACTTCAAACAAAATTTCAAAAATCCAGTGGCTGCCGGAGCAAATGGTGCAGCGCTAGTTGGGGAGGAGAATGAAGATGGCGAATACGAAGACTGA
- a CDS encoding PTS system mannose/fructose/sorbose family transporter subunit IID → MKMANTKTEHDFEKVLKRRDLIAANFRWLFASQICWNYERMMSTGYLYSILPTLRKLYKTDDDLKDMMNMHNQFFNTNPMVGGLILGMDMAIEEREKKASKEVVTGLKTGLMGPFAGVGDTIFGVILPTIFGSIAAYMGLQGNVTGVVIWVLVNILVVGARFTLLPLGYKQGAKLVTEFADRLNALTDAAILLGVTVVGALIPTVIKATVPFVYKSGKVELKMQDMLDQIMPSLVPVLLVALIYALLGHKKMTSTKAILLVMVIAIILFNLKILG, encoded by the coding sequence ATGAAGATGGCGAATACGAAGACTGAACATGATTTTGAGAAAGTCCTCAAAAGACGCGATTTAATAGCAGCAAACTTTCGTTGGTTGTTTGCCAGCCAAATCTGTTGGAACTATGAGCGAATGATGTCGACTGGTTATCTTTATAGTATTTTGCCAACGCTTCGGAAGCTTTATAAAACAGATGATGATTTAAAAGATATGATGAATATGCACAACCAATTTTTCAATACGAATCCGATGGTCGGTGGTTTGATCTTAGGGATGGATATGGCGATTGAAGAACGTGAAAAGAAAGCATCCAAAGAAGTCGTAACCGGCTTGAAAACTGGATTAATGGGACCGTTTGCTGGTGTTGGTGATACGATTTTCGGAGTTATTTTACCAACCATTTTTGGATCAATTGCAGCGTATATGGGGCTTCAAGGTAATGTGACGGGTGTAGTTATCTGGGTTTTAGTTAATATTTTGGTTGTAGGAGCTAGATTTACCTTACTACCACTTGGATATAAGCAAGGTGCGAAATTGGTAACTGAATTTGCAGACCGACTTAACGCGTTAACCGATGCAGCAATATTACTCGGTGTCACAGTCGTGGGAGCCCTCATACCAACCGTAATCAAAGCAACGGTCCCATTCGTTTATAAATCAGGAAAAGTAGAACTGAAAATGCAAGACATGCTCGATCAAATTATGCCTTCACTGGTACCAGTTTTACTTGTAGCGCTAATCTATGCACTTTTAGGCCATAAAAAAATGACATCTACGAAGGCGATTTTATTAGTAATGGTTATTGCGATTATTTTATTCAACCTAAAAATTCTAGGTTAA
- a CDS encoding SIS domain-containing protein, which produces MGLTFFDKARELTEELEKTQAENIHQAAKLVAESIMNEGIIQAFGSGHSYAAAIEVCGRAGGLIPSKVIMDPAGGYYESIEGVGSLLTHRLQAKPNDIFFLISNSGRNPMGIELAEWIKAQGCKLIVVTALDASQTAASRHSSGKLLYEFADVILDNRSVQGDAALELDGLEGKVCGTSSFSAVLLLQQTIYEAVELMLEKGYTPPVYRSANIDGGYEYNFAIEDKFADRIFHL; this is translated from the coding sequence ATGGGCTTAACATTTTTTGACAAAGCGCGTGAATTAACGGAAGAACTAGAAAAAACGCAGGCAGAAAACATTCATCAAGCAGCGAAATTGGTGGCGGAGAGCATTATGAATGAGGGTATTATCCAAGCTTTCGGTAGTGGACATTCTTATGCAGCGGCGATTGAAGTTTGTGGGAGAGCGGGTGGACTTATTCCGTCGAAGGTTATTATGGATCCCGCGGGTGGATACTATGAATCTATTGAGGGCGTTGGATCATTATTGACTCATAGGTTACAAGCGAAACCAAACGATATATTCTTTCTTATATCTAACTCAGGTCGCAATCCAATGGGAATAGAACTTGCCGAATGGATTAAGGCACAGGGTTGTAAATTGATTGTTGTGACAGCGCTCGATGCCTCGCAAACAGCAGCCTCAAGGCATTCTTCAGGAAAACTGTTGTATGAATTTGCGGATGTAATTTTAGATAATCGCTCGGTTCAAGGCGACGCGGCACTTGAATTAGATGGCTTAGAAGGAAAAGTTTGTGGAACATCGTCTTTCTCCGCCGTATTACTTCTTCAGCAAACGATCTATGAAGCGGTAGAGCTGATGCTTGAAAAAGGCTATACTCCACCAGTTTATCGTAGTGCTAATATTGATGGTGGTTACGAATACAATTTTGCGATTGAAGATAAGTTCGCTGATCGGATTTTCCATTTATAA
- a CDS encoding copper homeostasis protein CutC gives MVLKEACIENTTNLEGFIAAGANRIELCDNLAEGGTSVSYGVAKHVVEICHEQNVSVMAMVRPRKGNFVYTKEEISIMIDDILMYKKLLADGVVFGCITDAGLLDKPAINELLKAATGLEVTFHMAFDELVETEKLPAIDWLAEQGVTRILTHGGDGAKLPEETFVHWRKYIDYAAGRIIILPGGGIKSHNLEWITKETGAAEIHGTDLFGER, from the coding sequence ATGGTTTTAAAAGAGGCTTGTATTGAAAACACTACTAATTTAGAAGGATTTATTGCAGCTGGGGCGAATCGAATTGAACTTTGCGATAATTTGGCAGAGGGCGGAACTTCGGTTAGTTACGGGGTTGCGAAACATGTGGTGGAAATTTGCCACGAACAAAATGTAAGTGTAATGGCAATGGTTCGTCCCCGAAAAGGCAATTTTGTTTATACAAAAGAAGAAATTTCGATTATGATTGATGATATTTTGATGTATAAGAAATTGTTAGCTGATGGCGTGGTTTTCGGCTGTATTACGGACGCGGGATTACTAGATAAACCAGCCATAAATGAATTATTGAAAGCTGCAACAGGTCTGGAAGTAACTTTTCACATGGCGTTTGATGAGTTAGTAGAAACAGAAAAATTACCGGCAATAGACTGGTTAGCTGAACAAGGTGTTACGCGAATTCTCACGCACGGTGGTGACGGAGCTAAACTTCCCGAAGAAACTTTTGTTCATTGGCGAAAATATATTGATTATGCAGCGGGACGAATCATTATTTTACCAGGTGGAGGAATTAAATCGCACAATCTGGAATGGATTACAAAAGAAACGGGAGCGGCTGAAATACATGGTACAGACTTGTTTGGGGAGCGCTAA
- a CDS encoding beta-glucoside-specific PTS transporter subunit IIABC: MKYEQLAKDILKNVGGKENINSVFHCITRLRFKLKDENIANTKEIEKLDGVISVIKSGGQYQVVIGNHVPDVFKAVLEVGGISAEGDDSNVPASGNIFNRFIDMISGVFTPVLGVLAATGMIKGFTAMFAAFGWITVTSGTYQLLYAIGDCLFYFFPIFLGFTAMKKFGGNIFIGMAIGGALVYPTLAGISAGDPIYTLFAGTIFESPIHVTFLGIPVILMSYASSVIPIILATYFGSKVEKGFKKIIPDVIKTFVVPFCTLLVVVPITFLVIGPIATWAGQLLGAGTIWVYNLSPVVAGLILGGFWQVFVIFGLHWGLIPVAINNLTTLGSDPVLAMMFGASFAQIGAVLAVFFKTRNKKIKSLSIPAFISGIFGVTEPAIYGVTLPLKKPFIMSCIAGAVGGGIIGFVSAKVYIMGGLGIFGLPNFFQPGAGITSAFWWVVIAIVISFILGFILTYVAGFKDPAEAVVEETNVTEGETLIERETIPAPVVGEIVTLADVKDEAFSSGALGKGVAIIPTVGRVVAPAAGTVTTIFPTGHAIGITTNDGAEVLIHIGMDTVQLEGKFFTAHVKQGDVIEKGQLLTEFDIEGIKAAGYDVTTPVVVTNSNQYLDVMITDAKEAKLEERLITLVI; this comes from the coding sequence ATGAAATATGAACAGTTAGCAAAAGACATCTTGAAAAATGTTGGCGGAAAAGAAAATATTAATAGTGTTTTCCATTGTATTACCAGACTTCGGTTTAAACTGAAAGATGAGAATATTGCGAACACAAAAGAAATTGAAAAGCTTGATGGAGTAATCTCCGTAATTAAAAGTGGTGGTCAATATCAAGTTGTTATTGGTAACCACGTACCAGACGTATTCAAAGCAGTATTAGAAGTTGGTGGTATTTCAGCTGAAGGAGACGATAGTAATGTTCCGGCAAGTGGTAATATCTTCAACCGTTTTATCGATATGATTTCCGGCGTATTTACACCAGTTCTAGGTGTATTAGCCGCAACAGGTATGATTAAAGGTTTCACAGCAATGTTTGCAGCATTTGGTTGGATTACAGTTACTTCAGGTACTTACCAACTACTTTATGCAATTGGGGATTGTTTATTCTACTTCTTCCCAATCTTCCTAGGTTTCACAGCGATGAAAAAATTCGGCGGAAACATATTTATCGGGATGGCAATTGGTGGTGCCCTAGTTTATCCAACGCTTGCAGGTATTTCAGCAGGTGACCCAATTTACACACTTTTTGCAGGAACAATTTTTGAATCTCCAATTCACGTAACTTTCTTAGGAATTCCAGTTATCTTGATGTCTTATGCATCTTCTGTTATTCCAATTATTTTAGCAACATATTTTGGTTCAAAAGTAGAAAAAGGCTTCAAGAAAATCATTCCAGATGTAATTAAAACTTTCGTAGTTCCATTCTGTACACTATTAGTAGTAGTTCCAATTACTTTCCTTGTAATCGGACCAATCGCAACTTGGGCTGGTCAATTACTTGGAGCAGGTACAATTTGGGTTTATAACTTAAGCCCAGTTGTTGCTGGTTTAATCTTAGGTGGTTTCTGGCAAGTATTCGTTATCTTTGGACTTCACTGGGGTCTTATTCCAGTGGCAATCAACAACTTAACAACGCTTGGATCAGATCCAGTACTTGCAATGATGTTCGGTGCTTCTTTTGCCCAAATCGGTGCAGTATTAGCAGTATTCTTCAAAACTAGAAACAAAAAAATCAAATCTCTTAGTATTCCAGCATTTATTTCCGGTATCTTTGGTGTAACTGAGCCAGCGATTTACGGGGTTACTTTACCACTGAAAAAACCATTCATCATGAGCTGTATCGCAGGTGCTGTTGGTGGAGGAATCATTGGTTTTGTAAGTGCAAAAGTTTATATCATGGGTGGACTTGGAATCTTCGGTCTTCCTAACTTCTTCCAACCAGGTGCTGGTATTACAAGTGCATTCTGGTGGGTAGTTATCGCAATCGTTATCAGCTTCATCCTTGGTTTCATCTTAACTTATGTAGCAGGATTCAAAGATCCAGCTGAAGCAGTTGTAGAAGAAACTAACGTAACAGAGGGCGAAACTTTAATCGAACGTGAGACAATTCCAGCTCCAGTAGTTGGCGAAATCGTAACTTTAGCAGACGTAAAAGACGAAGCATTTTCATCCGGTGCACTTGGAAAAGGTGTAGCAATTATCCCTACTGTCGGACGCGTTGTAGCTCCAGCAGCAGGAACAGTAACAACTATCTTCCCAACTGGTCATGCAATCGGTATTACAACGAATGACGGTGCAGAAGTATTAATCCACATCGGTATGGATACAGTTCAACTAGAAGGTAAGTTCTTCACAGCACATGTTAAACAAGGCGATGTAATCGAAAAAGGTCAATTACTAACTGAATTTGATATTGAAGGCATTAAAGCAGCTGGATATGATGTTACAACTCCAGTAGTAGTAACAAACTCCAATCAATATTTAGACGTAATGATTACAGATGCAAAAGAAGCTAAACTAGAAGAACGTTTAATCACATTAGTCATCTAA
- a CDS encoding S66 family peptidase: MLAKGDLIGIICCSDGRKKEEEKNLKRLKQVLEKEFGLQVVFAKTIFQTDDSPFSGTPEERAAELMKLYQNVDVKMIFDISGGDAANQVLPYLNYDIIKKAAKPFIGYSDLTVILNAIFAKAKQPGFNYLLRNLVSEASEIQRVQFQKAFFENQIAINGKSLTDFEWSVGEVVGGNIRCFLKLAGTEFMPDVSNKIIFLESLGGKEAKIASYVAQLEQLDVFSKCLGIVVGEHTEAEKNGEYDRIGILYQQIGLKYKLPVFRTKEIGHSVEAKPCLIGAKINVSRETLTNF, encoded by the coding sequence ATGTTAGCAAAGGGCGATTTAATAGGGATCATTTGTTGTTCTGATGGTCGGAAGAAAGAAGAAGAGAAGAATTTGAAGCGCCTTAAACAAGTCTTAGAAAAGGAATTTGGACTTCAGGTGGTTTTTGCGAAAACTATTTTTCAAACAGATGATTCGCCTTTTAGTGGTACTCCTGAGGAACGAGCAGCCGAATTAATGAAACTATATCAAAATGTGGATGTAAAAATGATTTTTGACATTTCAGGAGGGGATGCGGCTAATCAAGTATTACCATATCTTAATTATGACATTATAAAAAAAGCAGCCAAACCTTTTATTGGCTATAGCGACTTAACCGTAATATTAAATGCAATTTTTGCGAAGGCGAAACAACCTGGCTTTAATTATTTACTGCGAAATTTAGTAAGTGAAGCTAGCGAGATACAACGAGTGCAATTCCAAAAAGCGTTTTTCGAGAATCAAATTGCGATAAATGGGAAATCCCTTACTGATTTTGAATGGAGCGTGGGTGAGGTCGTTGGTGGAAATATCCGCTGCTTTTTGAAACTAGCAGGAACGGAATTTATGCCTGATGTCTCGAATAAAATAATTTTTTTAGAAAGTTTAGGTGGAAAAGAGGCGAAAATTGCTTCTTACGTAGCGCAATTAGAACAGTTAGATGTGTTTTCGAAATGCTTAGGAATAGTTGTGGGAGAACACACTGAGGCTGAGAAAAACGGAGAATACGACAGAATAGGCATCTTATATCAACAGATTGGATTAAAATATAAGTTACCTGTTTTTCGAACTAAGGAAATCGGTCATAGTGTCGAAGCAAAACCATGCCTAATTGGAGCAAAAATTAATGTTTCACGTGAAACATTAACAAATTTTTAA
- a CDS encoding DUF4064 domain-containing protein: MKVEGLLGFLGAAMGIGFSLMVLIIPDISQALEEESFFFYMLTIGSLVLSGVGLAGSFVVSHKPRLGGAMMVAAAIGCTMSISIMFLLPIVLLAVGGLIALINYEEAASVEE; this comes from the coding sequence ATGAAAGTTGAAGGATTACTTGGCTTTTTAGGGGCGGCAATGGGTATTGGATTTAGTTTGATGGTTCTTATTATTCCTGATATTTCACAGGCTTTAGAAGAGGAATCGTTTTTCTTCTATATGTTAACAATTGGTTCGCTTGTGCTTTCAGGGGTGGGACTTGCAGGATCGTTTGTTGTTTCGCATAAACCCCGTCTTGGTGGAGCAATGATGGTTGCAGCTGCAATTGGTTGTACAATGTCGATTTCCATCATGTTCTTACTACCAATCGTATTACTTGCTGTTGGTGGATTAATTGCACTAATTAACTATGAAGAAGCTGCTTCAGTAGAAGAATAA